One window of Microbacterium sp. Root61 genomic DNA carries:
- the hisD gene encoding histidinol dehydrogenase, which translates to MLRTIDLRGRELSAAELLAIVPRASAAREEALATAAALVHDVAQTGEAALRDQAERFDGVSGHAVRVPEAHLEEALNALDPTVRAALEEAIRRVRAASAAQIPPAIVTDLGPGARVTQRWQPVRRVGVYVPGGKAVYPSSVVMNVVPAQVAGVTEVALASPPQRSHGGRVHPVILAAARLLGVTEVYAMGGAGAIGALAHGVASIGLAPVDVVTGPGNNFVAAAKRAVAGLVGTDAEAGATEILIVADDSADARLVAADLISQAEHDEQAAAVLVTASATLAAAVADEIAVRAPRTLHAERVAVALAGPQSAIILVDDLATATALSNAYAPEHLELHLTDPSPEDFVHAGAVFVGDHSPVSLGDYLAGSNHVLPTGGQARYASGLSASTFLRPQQVIEYDREALAAVRDGIVTLANAEVLPAHGEAVEARFEA; encoded by the coding sequence ATGCTTCGCACCATCGATCTCCGCGGGCGCGAGCTGTCCGCGGCCGAGCTCCTCGCCATCGTTCCGCGCGCCTCCGCAGCGCGCGAGGAGGCCCTGGCCACGGCGGCAGCCCTCGTTCATGACGTCGCGCAGACCGGCGAAGCCGCCCTCCGCGACCAGGCGGAGCGCTTCGACGGCGTCTCCGGACACGCGGTGCGCGTGCCCGAGGCTCACCTCGAGGAGGCCCTGAACGCGCTCGACCCGACTGTGCGCGCAGCACTGGAAGAGGCCATCCGACGGGTGCGCGCGGCATCCGCGGCGCAGATTCCGCCCGCCATCGTGACCGATCTCGGCCCCGGCGCGCGCGTCACCCAGCGGTGGCAGCCGGTGCGCCGCGTCGGTGTGTACGTGCCCGGCGGCAAGGCCGTCTACCCGTCGAGCGTCGTCATGAACGTCGTGCCCGCGCAGGTCGCCGGTGTGACCGAAGTGGCCCTCGCCTCGCCGCCGCAGCGTTCGCACGGTGGACGCGTGCACCCTGTGATCCTCGCCGCGGCACGCCTGCTCGGCGTCACCGAGGTGTACGCGATGGGCGGCGCCGGTGCGATCGGCGCCCTCGCCCACGGTGTCGCCTCGATCGGCCTCGCGCCGGTGGACGTCGTCACCGGCCCCGGAAACAACTTCGTCGCCGCGGCCAAGCGCGCGGTGGCGGGTCTGGTCGGAACGGATGCCGAGGCCGGAGCGACCGAGATCCTCATCGTCGCGGACGACAGCGCGGATGCCCGCCTCGTCGCCGCGGACCTGATCAGCCAGGCCGAGCACGACGAGCAGGCCGCCGCCGTCCTGGTGACGGCATCCGCAACGCTCGCGGCCGCCGTGGCGGACGAGATCGCGGTCCGGGCACCGCGCACCCTGCACGCCGAGCGCGTCGCCGTGGCCCTGGCGGGTCCGCAGTCGGCCATCATCCTGGTGGACGATCTCGCGACGGCCACCGCCCTGAGCAACGCGTACGCCCCGGAGCACCTCGAACTGCATCTGACGGACCCGAGTCCGGAGGATTTCGTGCACGCGGGCGCGGTGTTCGTCGGCGATCACTCGCCCGTGAGCCTGGGCGACTACCTCGCCGGCAGCAACCACGTCCTGCCCACCGGTGGGCAGGCCCGGTACGCCTCAGGTCTCTCGGCGTCGACCTTCCTGCGTCCGCAGCAGGTCATCGAGTACGACCGCGAAGCGCTGGCCGCGGTACGCGATGGAATCGTCACGCTGGCCAACGCCGAGGTGCTGCCGGCGCACGGGGAAGCGGTCGAGGCACGCTTCGAGGCGTAG
- the nrdR gene encoding transcriptional regulator NrdR, translated as MHCPFCRHPDSRVIDSRTSDDGLSIRRRRQCPQCGGRFTTAETASLNVIKRSGVIEPFSREKVMAGVRKACQGRPVTDADLAMLAQSVEESVRQTGASQIDANEIGLSILGPLRELDEVAYLRFASVYQAFDSLEDFETAIGQLRADHHA; from the coding sequence ATGCACTGCCCTTTCTGTCGCCACCCCGACTCCCGCGTCATCGATTCCCGTACGAGCGATGACGGCCTGAGCATCCGCCGCCGCCGTCAGTGCCCGCAATGCGGGGGACGATTCACCACCGCGGAGACCGCCAGTCTGAACGTCATCAAGCGCTCCGGCGTGATCGAGCCGTTCAGCCGCGAGAAGGTCATGGCGGGCGTGCGCAAGGCCTGTCAGGGCCGACCGGTCACCGACGCCGACCTCGCGATGCTCGCCCAGAGCGTCGAAGAGTCGGTACGCCAGACCGGTGCCTCGCAGATCGATGCCAACGAGATCGGCCTGTCGATCCTCGGACCGCTGCGCGAGCTCGACGAGGTCGCCTACCTGCGGTTCGCCAGCGTCTACCAGGCGTTCGACTCGCTCGAAGACTTCGAGACGGCGATCGGTCAGCTCCGCGCCGACCACCACGCCTGA
- a CDS encoding quinone-dependent dihydroorotate dehydrogenase, producing the protein MYPLLFRAVLSRMDPESAHHSAMLVIRLAGVPPFSWIARGLTAPAPQLRTRALGLEFASPFGIAAGFDKNVIGAAGLGALGFGHVEIGTVTAIPQDGNPRPRLFRLVADHALINRMGFNNEGADAASRRLRKLRIRKRRPVIGANIGKSRVVDVADATADYVRSATLLAPLADYLAVNVSSPNTPGLRTLQAVETLAPLLKAVKDAAGTTPMLVKIAPDLTDDEVVAITRLAVELGLAGVIAANTTISREGLATDAAVVEAAGAGGLSGRPVRERALEVVSLVRETAPDPDFCVIGVGGVETADDVRALLQAGATLVQGYTAFIYRGPLWGRQINRALAR; encoded by the coding sequence ATGTATCCCCTCCTCTTCCGCGCTGTTCTGTCGCGCATGGATCCCGAGTCCGCCCACCATTCGGCGATGCTCGTCATCCGTCTCGCGGGGGTGCCGCCGTTCTCCTGGATCGCGCGCGGCCTCACCGCGCCGGCGCCGCAGCTGCGCACGCGCGCCCTCGGACTCGAGTTCGCCTCGCCGTTCGGCATCGCCGCGGGCTTCGACAAGAACGTCATCGGCGCCGCAGGGCTCGGTGCACTCGGGTTCGGCCACGTCGAGATCGGCACCGTCACGGCGATCCCGCAGGACGGCAATCCCCGTCCGCGGCTGTTCCGCCTCGTCGCGGACCACGCACTGATCAACCGCATGGGCTTCAACAACGAAGGAGCGGATGCGGCATCCCGCCGCCTGCGCAAGCTCCGTATTCGCAAGCGCCGTCCGGTGATCGGTGCGAACATCGGCAAGAGCCGCGTCGTCGACGTCGCTGACGCGACCGCCGACTACGTCCGCAGCGCCACGCTGCTGGCGCCCCTGGCCGACTACCTCGCGGTCAACGTGTCGTCACCGAACACGCCCGGCCTGCGCACGCTGCAGGCGGTGGAGACACTGGCACCGCTGCTGAAGGCCGTGAAGGATGCCGCCGGCACCACGCCGATGCTCGTGAAGATCGCGCCCGACCTGACCGACGACGAGGTCGTCGCGATCACGCGGCTCGCCGTCGAGCTCGGTCTGGCCGGAGTCATCGCCGCGAACACCACGATCAGCCGCGAGGGCCTCGCCACGGACGCGGCAGTCGTCGAAGCTGCCGGGGCCGGCGGGCTGTCGGGTCGTCCGGTGCGCGAGCGCGCGCTCGAGGTCGTGAGTCTGGTCCGCGAGACCGCCCCCGATCCGGACTTCTGCGTCATCGGGGTCGGGGGAGTGGAGACCGCGGATGACGTACGCGCGCTGCTGCAGGCCGGTGCGACGCTGGTGCAGGGCTACACGGCGTTCATCTACCGCGGCCCGCTCTGGGGTCGCCAGATCAACCGGGCTCTCGCCCGGTAG
- a CDS encoding DUF3043 domain-containing protein encodes MAKTPAVPASEDAAAEATASGASGKGRATPSRAEQEAARKRPLVADTKEAKARARADLAQQREKARLGMASGDERFLPVRDKGPQRRFVRDFVDSGWHLGEAVMPAMVLVIVATFIPLPAIQYYSFIALWIFILFVIGDMIITSIRVKKAARDKFGADRIEKGLGWYAAMRTIQMRFMRLPKPQVKRGQHPA; translated from the coding sequence GTGGCCAAAACCCCCGCCGTCCCTGCATCCGAGGACGCCGCCGCCGAGGCGACCGCCTCCGGCGCGTCCGGAAAAGGACGCGCGACCCCGTCGCGCGCCGAGCAGGAAGCCGCGCGCAAGCGCCCCCTCGTCGCCGACACCAAGGAGGCGAAGGCCCGCGCCCGCGCGGATCTCGCCCAGCAGCGTGAGAAGGCGCGCCTCGGGATGGCCTCGGGTGACGAGCGCTTCCTGCCGGTGCGCGACAAGGGCCCGCAGCGCCGCTTCGTCCGCGACTTCGTGGACTCCGGCTGGCACCTCGGCGAGGCGGTCATGCCCGCGATGGTGCTCGTGATCGTCGCGACCTTCATCCCGCTGCCGGCGATCCAGTACTACTCGTTCATCGCGCTCTGGATCTTCATCCTCTTCGTGATCGGCGACATGATCATCACGTCGATCCGGGTGAAGAAGGCGGCGCGCGACAAGTTCGGCGCCGACCGCATTGAGAAGGGCCTCGGCTGGTACGCCGCGATGCGCACCATCCAGATGCGCTTCATGCGTCTGCCCAAACCCCAGGTCAAGCGCGGTCAGCACCCCGCCTGA
- a CDS encoding dipeptidase — MSSDLSRPESVRDAATAGIPAALADLGNLVRIPSIAWPAFDQTQLVRSAAAIAALAEETGVFESVTVKTAAIPGTDEQGQPAVLASRAAKNGRPTVLLYAHHDVQPPGDDALWDTPPFEPTVRDGRLYGRGAADDKAGVMAHIGAIRALKEGLGDDFDLGISLFIEGEEEFGSRSFGQFLSDNADALRSDVIVVADSGNWDATTPAVTVSLRGNARFSLTVRTLDHASHSGMFGGAVPDAMMATVKLLASLWDEDGAVAVAGMTERDAATPEYSEATLRDEAGLPDGVSPIGRGTILSRIWNKPSITVTGIDATSVAAASNTLAPEITVVVSARVAPGQPARAAYEAIEAHLRAHVPFGAQLTFSDVDLGDGFLVDTSGWAIDTVRGAMQDGYGVEPVDIGVGGSIPFIADLVREFPAAQILVTGVEDPHTRAHSPNESLHLETFTNAVVSEALLLERLNARTVS; from the coding sequence ATGAGCTCAGACCTGTCCCGCCCCGAGTCCGTGCGCGATGCCGCGACGGCCGGAATCCCCGCCGCACTCGCCGATCTCGGCAACCTGGTGCGCATCCCGTCGATCGCCTGGCCGGCGTTCGACCAGACTCAGCTGGTCCGCAGCGCCGCGGCCATCGCCGCCCTCGCGGAGGAGACCGGGGTCTTCGAAAGCGTCACCGTCAAGACCGCGGCCATCCCCGGTACCGACGAGCAGGGGCAGCCGGCCGTGCTCGCCTCGCGGGCCGCCAAGAACGGGCGACCCACCGTGCTGCTCTATGCGCACCACGACGTGCAGCCCCCGGGAGACGACGCGTTGTGGGACACCCCGCCGTTCGAGCCGACCGTCCGCGACGGGCGGCTGTACGGCCGCGGCGCCGCCGACGACAAGGCCGGCGTCATGGCCCACATCGGCGCGATCCGTGCACTCAAGGAAGGGCTGGGCGACGACTTCGACCTCGGCATCTCCCTGTTCATCGAGGGCGAGGAGGAGTTCGGCTCCCGCTCGTTCGGACAGTTCCTCTCCGACAACGCCGACGCGCTCCGCTCCGACGTCATCGTGGTGGCCGACTCCGGCAACTGGGACGCGACCACGCCGGCCGTCACCGTCTCGCTGCGCGGCAACGCGCGCTTCTCCCTCACTGTCCGCACCCTCGACCATGCGTCGCACTCCGGGATGTTCGGCGGCGCTGTGCCCGACGCGATGATGGCCACGGTCAAGCTGCTGGCGTCGCTGTGGGATGAGGACGGCGCGGTCGCCGTCGCCGGGATGACGGAACGGGATGCCGCGACGCCCGAGTACAGCGAAGCCACCTTGCGCGACGAGGCCGGCCTGCCGGACGGTGTCAGCCCGATCGGGCGCGGCACGATCCTGAGCCGCATCTGGAACAAGCCCTCGATCACGGTCACGGGCATCGACGCGACCAGTGTGGCCGCGGCATCCAACACCCTCGCTCCGGAGATCACCGTCGTGGTCAGCGCGCGCGTCGCTCCGGGACAGCCGGCCCGCGCCGCATACGAGGCCATCGAGGCTCACCTGCGCGCGCACGTGCCCTTCGGCGCCCAGCTCACGTTCAGCGATGTGGACCTGGGAGACGGCTTCCTGGTCGACACGAGCGGCTGGGCGATCGACACCGTACGCGGCGCCATGCAGGACGGATACGGCGTCGAGCCGGTCGACATCGGAGTGGGCGGGTCGATTCCGTTCATCGCCGACCTTGTCCGCGAGTTCCCGGCCGCGCAGATCCTCGTCACGGGTGTCGAGGACCCGCACACGCGGGCGCACAGCCCGAACGAGTCGCTGCATCTGGAGACGTTCACGAACGCCGTCGTCTCCGAGGCGCTGCTGCTCGAGCGTCTCAACGCACGCACTGTGAGCTGA
- the erpA gene encoding iron-sulfur cluster insertion protein ErpA — protein sequence MTDTALSTDQSVRAHGVSLSDAAALKVKSLLEQEGRDDLRLRVAVQPGGCSGLIYQLYFDERYLDGDTTVDFDGVEVIIDDMSVPYLDGATVDFKDTIAEQGFTIDNPNAGGSCACGDSFH from the coding sequence ATGACCGACACCGCACTGTCGACCGATCAGTCCGTACGCGCGCACGGCGTGTCGCTCAGCGATGCCGCAGCGCTCAAGGTGAAGAGCCTGCTCGAGCAGGAGGGTCGCGATGACCTCCGTCTGCGCGTCGCCGTCCAGCCGGGCGGATGCTCCGGACTCATCTACCAGCTCTATTTCGACGAGCGCTACCTCGACGGCGACACGACCGTCGACTTCGACGGCGTCGAGGTCATCATCGATGACATGAGCGTGCCGTACCTCGATGGTGCGACGGTCGACTTCAAGGACACGATCGCGGAGCAGGGCTTCACGATCGACAACCCGAACGCAGGCGGCAGCTGCGCCTGCGGCGACAGCTTCCACTGA
- the ctaC gene encoding aa3-type cytochrome oxidase subunit II — protein MPSKRRLRWAVVPIGIATAVILAGCTPTELNGFLPGFVEDGTPATNHTEMVSGLWVNSWIVLLAVGVVTWGLLLWAAIAYRRRKGQTGLPVQMRYNMPIEIFYTVVPLILVIGFFAFTARDQVILETQTENPDVSITAIGKQWAWDFQYNADDAEDTVWTMGVQAEPAANGDVDQEALPTLYLPVDKTVKIQLQSRDVIHSFWVVDFLYKKDMYIGRDNYWSFTPTREGTYAGKCAELCGEYHSAMLFNVKVVSEAEYEDYLATLQEAGQTGDINDAYDRLQNLPGTGTTDATEGE, from the coding sequence GTGCCCTCGAAACGCCGCCTCCGCTGGGCTGTCGTTCCCATCGGGATCGCTACAGCCGTCATTCTCGCAGGCTGCACGCCGACCGAGCTCAACGGCTTCTTGCCGGGCTTCGTCGAAGACGGCACCCCTGCGACCAACCACACCGAGATGGTGTCCGGTCTGTGGGTGAATTCCTGGATCGTTCTGCTCGCCGTCGGCGTCGTCACGTGGGGTCTCCTGCTGTGGGCCGCCATCGCATACCGCCGCCGTAAGGGCCAGACCGGCCTTCCCGTGCAGATGCGGTACAACATGCCCATCGAGATCTTCTACACGGTGGTTCCGCTGATCCTCGTGATCGGGTTCTTCGCCTTCACGGCGCGTGACCAGGTCATCCTCGAGACGCAGACCGAGAACCCCGACGTGTCGATCACCGCGATCGGCAAGCAGTGGGCCTGGGACTTCCAGTACAACGCCGATGACGCCGAAGACACCGTGTGGACCATGGGCGTCCAGGCCGAGCCCGCCGCGAACGGCGACGTCGACCAGGAAGCGCTTCCGACGCTCTACCTGCCCGTCGACAAGACGGTCAAGATCCAGCTGCAGTCGCGCGATGTCATCCACTCGTTCTGGGTGGTCGACTTCCTGTACAAGAAGGACATGTACATCGGGCGGGACAACTACTGGTCCTTCACCCCGACGCGCGAAGGCACCTACGCCGGAAAGTGTGCGGAGCTGTGTGGCGAATACCACTCCGCCATGCTCTTCAACGTCAAGGTGGTCAGCGAAGCGGAGTACGAGGACTACCTCGCGACTCTGCAGGAAGCCGGCCAGACCGGTGACATCAACGACGCCTACGACCGGCTGCAGAACCTGCCCGGCACGGGGACTACCGACGCCACAGAAGGCGAGTGA
- the ctaD gene encoding aa3-type cytochrome oxidase subunit I, producing the protein MATTLPLEEQTHGRPTTLPPRQAALLSASRVDQKGNLVVKWITSTDHKTIGYMYLIASVIFFMLGGVMALIIRAELFEPGMQIIPTKEQYNQLFTMHGTIMLLMFATPLFAGFANVIMPLQIGAPDVAFPRLNAFAFWLFLFGSLIAVSGFLTPQGAAAFGWFAYQPLAGASFSPGAGGNLWMLGLGMSGFGTILGAVNFITTIITMRAPGMTMWRMPIFTWNTLVTSILILMAFPVLAAAILAAAADRVLGAHIYDPANGGVLLWQHLFWFFGHPEVYIIALPFFGIVSEIFPVFSRKPIFGYKTLVYATIAIAALSVAVWAHHMYVTGAVLLPFFALMTMLIAVPTGVKIFNWIGTMWRGSVTFETPMMFSLGFLVSFVFGGLTGVILASPPLDFALSDSYFIVAHFHYVVFGTVVFAMFAGFYFWWPKWTGRMLNERLGMVHFWLLFIGFHMTFLIQHWLGVDGMVRRYADYSSADGWTWQNQVSTIGAVILGASMIPFLFNVWITARKAPKVTVNDPWGYGASLEWATSCPPPRHNFTSIPRIRSERPAFDLNHPEAGPEYGVGPGADEPDLVPAGGVAGEAK; encoded by the coding sequence ATGGCGACGACACTTCCTCTCGAGGAACAGACACACGGGCGTCCGACGACGCTGCCCCCGCGTCAGGCCGCTCTGCTGAGCGCCTCGCGCGTGGACCAGAAGGGCAACCTCGTCGTCAAGTGGATCACCTCCACTGACCACAAGACCATCGGGTACATGTACCTGATCGCCTCGGTGATCTTCTTCATGCTCGGCGGCGTGATGGCGCTGATCATCCGCGCCGAGCTCTTCGAGCCGGGCATGCAGATCATCCCGACCAAGGAGCAGTACAACCAGCTGTTCACGATGCACGGCACGATCATGCTGCTGATGTTCGCGACGCCGCTGTTCGCCGGCTTCGCCAACGTGATCATGCCGCTGCAGATCGGTGCGCCCGACGTCGCGTTCCCGCGGTTGAACGCCTTCGCGTTCTGGCTGTTCCTGTTCGGCTCGCTCATCGCGGTGTCCGGCTTCCTCACCCCGCAGGGTGCGGCCGCCTTCGGCTGGTTCGCCTATCAACCTTTGGCGGGTGCGAGCTTCTCACCAGGCGCCGGAGGCAATCTCTGGATGCTCGGCCTCGGCATGAGCGGCTTCGGCACGATCCTCGGTGCGGTGAACTTCATCACCACGATCATCACGATGCGTGCCCCGGGCATGACGATGTGGCGCATGCCGATCTTCACCTGGAACACGCTGGTCACCAGCATCCTGATCCTGATGGCCTTCCCGGTCCTGGCCGCCGCCATCCTGGCCGCCGCCGCCGACCGTGTGCTCGGCGCTCACATCTACGACCCCGCCAACGGCGGTGTCCTGCTGTGGCAGCACCTGTTCTGGTTCTTCGGCCACCCCGAGGTCTACATCATCGCGCTGCCGTTCTTCGGCATCGTGTCGGAGATCTTCCCGGTGTTCAGCCGAAAGCCGATCTTCGGCTACAAGACGCTCGTCTACGCGACGATCGCGATCGCGGCTCTGTCGGTCGCCGTGTGGGCCCACCACATGTACGTCACCGGCGCCGTCCTGCTGCCGTTCTTCGCGCTCATGACGATGCTCATCGCGGTTCCGACGGGTGTGAAGATCTTCAACTGGATCGGCACGATGTGGCGAGGGTCAGTGACCTTCGAAACACCGATGATGTTCTCGCTCGGCTTCCTCGTGTCGTTCGTCTTCGGTGGACTCACCGGCGTCATCCTGGCATCGCCGCCTCTGGACTTCGCGCTGTCCGACTCGTACTTCATCGTCGCCCACTTCCACTACGTGGTCTTCGGCACGGTCGTGTTCGCGATGTTCGCCGGCTTCTACTTCTGGTGGCCCAAGTGGACCGGTCGCATGCTCAACGAGCGTCTCGGCATGGTGCACTTCTGGTTGCTGTTCATCGGCTTCCACATGACGTTCCTCATCCAGCACTGGCTGGGCGTCGACGGCATGGTGCGTCGCTACGCGGACTACTCGTCGGCAGACGGCTGGACGTGGCAGAACCAGGTCTCGACGATCGGTGCCGTCATTCTGGGCGCCTCGATGATCCCGTTCCTGTTCAACGTGTGGATCACGGCCCGCAAGGCGCCGAAGGTCACGGTCAACGACCCGTGGGGCTACGGCGCATCGCTCGAGTGGGCGACATCCTGCCCGCCGCCGCGTCACAACTTCACGTCGATCCCGCGGATCCGGAGCGAGCGCCCCGCGTTCGACCTGAACCACCCCGAAGCGGGCCCCGAGTACGGAGTCGGACCCGGAGCGGACGAGCCCGATCTCGTCCCGGCCGGTGGAGTCGCAGGAGAGGCCAAGTAA
- the ctaF gene encoding aa3-type cytochrome oxidase subunit IV, producing the protein MRTNFSLWWLLAIFFLFVAGTYTVWNIIAHAQPDVAWYHGIEWVGTIALLFSAFMAGLIAFFVQRVHAAQGGELPSDILTADIDDGDPELGEFSPWSWWPIVLAFSAALGMIGLAVGAWMFPIGLAVFVIAIVGWVYEYYRGYFAR; encoded by the coding sequence GTGCGTACGAACTTCAGTCTCTGGTGGCTGCTGGCGATCTTCTTCCTGTTCGTCGCCGGCACCTACACGGTGTGGAACATCATCGCCCACGCCCAGCCCGACGTGGCCTGGTACCACGGCATCGAATGGGTCGGCACGATCGCCCTGCTGTTCTCCGCGTTCATGGCCGGTCTGATCGCGTTCTTCGTTCAGCGCGTGCACGCGGCGCAGGGCGGCGAACTGCCGTCCGACATCCTGACGGCGGACATCGACGACGGCGACCCCGAGCTCGGTGAGTTCAGCCCCTGGTCCTGGTGGCCCATCGTGCTGGCCTTCTCGGCAGCGCTCGGCATGATCGGCCTCGCGGTCGGTGCCTGGATGTTCCCGATCGGCCTCGCGGTCTTCGTCATCGCGATCGTCGGCTGGGTGTACGAGTACTACCGCGGCTACTTCGCACGCTGA
- a CDS encoding PP2C family protein-serine/threonine phosphatase, translating to MRLDAAAVSDVGPYRSANQDSAFAASWGAAVADGVGGGPAGDLASAALLHRLVAGARGTVNDAADLRTRIRLANWDLRAHAARDQSLVGMSTTLTGLFGSSVPGTLLMAHTGDSRGYLLRSGTMTRMTRDDSYVQELLERGLVSSEDAASHPRRNIITASLRGAEDDVVRVALVEAQHGDRWLLCSDGVTDYVPEPMLADLLRGVAVAAEAADAIVQLAIQAGTRDNVTAVVCDVEAGALPLQEEPRFAGAAAVMFSEELDSGPLSA from the coding sequence GTGCGGCTCGACGCAGCCGCCGTCTCGGACGTCGGCCCCTACCGTTCGGCGAACCAGGACTCCGCATTCGCGGCGTCCTGGGGAGCCGCGGTCGCGGATGGGGTCGGCGGCGGACCCGCAGGCGATCTCGCCTCGGCCGCCCTGCTGCATCGCCTCGTCGCAGGCGCCCGCGGGACGGTGAACGACGCGGCAGATCTGCGCACCCGCATCCGTCTGGCGAACTGGGACCTGCGCGCCCACGCGGCGCGCGACCAGAGCCTGGTCGGAATGTCCACGACGCTCACCGGACTCTTCGGATCGAGTGTCCCCGGCACACTGCTGATGGCGCACACCGGCGACTCCCGCGGGTACCTGCTGCGCTCCGGGACGATGACGCGGATGACGCGCGATGATTCGTACGTGCAGGAACTGCTGGAGCGCGGCCTCGTCTCGTCGGAGGATGCGGCATCCCATCCTCGTCGCAACATCATCACGGCCTCGCTGCGCGGGGCGGAGGACGACGTCGTGCGGGTCGCGCTGGTCGAGGCGCAGCACGGCGATCGCTGGCTGCTGTGCAGCGACGGGGTGACTGACTACGTGCCGGAGCCGATGCTCGCCGATCTGCTGCGCGGCGTGGCGGTCGCCGCCGAGGCGGCGGACGCGATCGTACAGCTGGCGATTCAGGCGGGCACGCGCGACAACGTCACGGCCGTCGTGTGCGACGTGGAAGCCGGCGCGTTGCCGTTGCAGGAGGAGCCCCGTTTCGCGGGCGCCGCAGCGGTCATGTTCAGCGAAGAGCTCGACTCGGGACCGCTCAGCGCCTGA
- a CDS encoding rhodanese-like domain-containing protein: MTDALAYFSAKLSHETDPSDVYAAQKAGEALVLVDVRGVEAWAQGHVVGALHMPYAQIAARAATEIPAGARVVVYCWSPGCNAGAKGALEFARLGYDVREMIGGYEYWVREGQPTEDAAGPLPRTFDAQVMVVRTMTTA; this comes from the coding sequence ATGACCGACGCCCTCGCCTACTTCTCCGCCAAGCTCTCCCATGAGACCGATCCGTCCGACGTGTACGCCGCCCAGAAGGCCGGCGAGGCGCTCGTGCTGGTGGACGTGCGCGGCGTCGAGGCGTGGGCACAGGGGCACGTCGTGGGCGCGCTGCACATGCCCTACGCCCAGATCGCCGCACGCGCCGCGACCGAGATCCCTGCGGGCGCCCGCGTCGTCGTGTACTGCTGGAGTCCGGGATGCAACGCCGGCGCGAAAGGCGCGCTCGAGTTCGCCCGGCTGGGCTACGACGTCCGCGAGATGATCGGCGGATACGAGTACTGGGTCCGTGAGGGACAGCCCACCGAGGACGCGGCGGGCCCGCTCCCCCGCACCTTCGATGCGCAGGTCATGGTGGTGCGCACGATGACGACCGCCTAG